One segment of Setaria viridis chromosome 4, Setaria_viridis_v4.0, whole genome shotgun sequence DNA contains the following:
- the LOC117852087 gene encoding enhancer of mRNA-decapping protein 4 isoform X4 has translation MASPSGNPNPTPSAPFELSKLFRPPPNPNHPTTAPSPTGVFPGAPGPAAGPPLTGPYSYPPATPPFHRGPYLQYPNDPHGFHHPAAAAFANANPTANPIPNPGPGPNPGARLMQLLGNTTPTHLESAASMPPSSEFSTAPAVALPASSSAPPARMLSSKMPRGRLLGPGDRAVHDVDSRLPGEAEPPQLEVTPITKYTSDPGLVLGRQIAVNRTYIVYGLKLGNIRVLNINTALRSLLRGHTQKVTDMAFFAEDVHRLASASVDGRVYVWKIDEGPDEENKSQITGKIEIAIQIVGDAETYHPRICWHSHKQEILYVAIGNCILRIDTTKVGRGRDFHTEEPLRCPLDKLIDGVNIVGKHGGDITDLSISQWMTTRLASASKDGTVKVWDDRRVAPLSVLKPHDGQAVYSVSFLTAPERPNHINLVTAGPLNREVKIWASTNEDGWLSPSDPETWKCTQTLELVSSLENRSEEAFFNQVAVLPQASLILLANAKKNAIYAVHLEYGQDPASTRLDYIADFTVAMPILSLTGTHENQPDGEQVVQVYCVQTMAIQQYGLELSLCLPPPADNIGSGRDPAISHLNERLPEMAALDSTATTPVDSSTAVSTKPSSDSQGTEPDSSSRVPSVAPKSKMNQAGSPVVLSRDPSGSDRDVDQSSFGRKDSIGKEEPRGGHSDGGLTSAETVASGSSQNVEAEAKHVDERKSNQTVGFEAGKENQILPEKKGRPIKPSEQTVDTLSERTIVTAKYSVEDSQPMADRSVPTLLKQSSGAEDEDAVKRATGASDGTGTDGPCTSRDLPLTSAAKEGKVMHPQPQVAGQLSPSATTFNSTDSSHEPRSNENPPIDSSLQAAAIQGTLQQLIATYGNLQKQLSSIVSAPIAKEGKRIEASLSRNMEKSIKANIDAMWARFQEENVRHEKYERERMQQMATLIATSVNKDIPVMLEKSLKKEISSLGPAVARTTAPIIEKSLSSAVSDSLQVKVLGDKVANQLDKSISTKLEASVARQIQTQFQTSTKQILQDAFRSSFETSVIPAFEQSCKTIFEQVDGSFQKGMSEHGAAIQQQVLTAHTPLAQTLKEAITSASSMNQGLNSELLDGQRKLLSLFASGSPTSQKTGALQPSNGPVANLPEVDAPLDPMKELGRLIAERKIDEAFTMALQRSDVSIVSWLCSQVDLQALCGAVPIPLNQGVLLALFQQLACDIANDTSRKLQWMTNVAVAIQPTDPIIAMHVRPIFDQVYGVLAHQRSLPTTNASDATNIRLIMHVITSVLMSHK, from the exons ATGGCATCACCGTCGGGGAACCCTAACCCCACCCCGAGTGCCCCCTTCGAGCTCAGCAAGCTCTTCCGGCCGCCGCCAAACCCTAACCACCCCACCACCGCCCCGAGCCCCACCGGCGTATTCCCGGGCGCGCCTGGCCCCGCTGCCGGGCCACCGCTCACAGGGCCCTACtcctacccgccggccaccCCGCCCTTCCACCGTGGCCCCTATCTCCAATATCCAAACGACCCCCATGGCTTCCAccaccccgccgcggccgccttcgCCAACGCTAACCCCACCGCAAACCCTATCCCGAACCCCGGCCCGGGCCCTAACCCGGGGGCGCGGCTGATGCAGCTGCTCGGCAACACCACGCCCACCCACCTCGAGTCGGCGGCGTCCATGCCACCCTCGTCGGAGTTCTCGACGGCCCCCGCGGTGGCGCTtccggcgtcgtcgtccgcgccgccggcgaggatgcTCAGCAGTAAGATGCCGCGCGGGAGGCTGCTGGGACCTGGTGACCGGGCAGTGCACGACGTGGACTCGCGGCTACCAGGGGAAGCAGAACCGCCGCAGCTGGAGGTGACACCCATAACCAAGTACACCTCGGATCCTGGGCTGGTGCTCGGTAGGCAGATCGCGGTGAACAGGACGTACATCGTGTACGGACTTAAGCTAGGCAACATCCGCGTGCTCAACATCAATACAGCGCTCCGCTCTCTGCTTCGTGGGCACACACAG AAGGTGACGGACATGGCCTTTTTTGCAGAAGATGTCCATCGTTTAGCAAG TGCAAGTGTAGATGGGCGGGTATACGTATGGAAGATTGATGAGGGACCTGACGAAGAAAATAAATCCCAAATCACAGGAAAGATTGAAATTGCCATCCAGATTGTAGGAGATGCTGAAACCTATCATCCGAGAATATGTTGGCACTCTCATAAGCAA GAGATTCTGTATGTTGCAATTGGGAATTGCATCTTAAGGATAGACACAACAAAAGTGGGAAGAGGAAGAGACTTCCATACGGAAGAGCCTCTAAGATGCCCACTTGACAAGCTGATTGATGGTGTGAACATAGTTGGTAAACATGGTGGAGACATTACTGATCTCTCCATATCTCAATGGATGACTACGCGTCTGGCTTCAGCATCAAAAGATGGCACG GTAAAGGTCTGGGATGATCGCAGGGTAGCCCCTCTGTCTGTACTGAAACCACATGATGGTCAAGCAGTTTACTCTGTTTCTTTCCTTACAGCACCTGAAAGACCAAACCATATAAATCTTGTTACAGCA GGCCCGCTCAACCGAGAAGTAAAAATTTGGGCCTCCACTAATGAAGATGGCTGGTTGTCACCGAGTGACCCGGAGACATGGAAATGCACTCAAACATTGGAACTTGTAAGTTCTCTGGAAAATAGGTCTGAGGAGGCATTTTTCAACCAAGTTGCGGTGTTGCCGCAGGCTAGCCTTATATTGCTTGCAAATGCCAAAAAGAACGCTATTTATGCTGTGCATCTTGAATATGGTCAAGATCCCGCCTCAACTCGGTTGGACTATATAGCAGATTTTACTGTTGCAATGCCCATTTTGAGTCTCACGGGAACACATGAAAACCAACCTGATGGTGAACAAGTCGTTCAAGTTTACTGTGTCCAGACAATGGCTATCCAGCAGTATGGGTTGGAGTTATCACTctgtcttcctcctccagctgaTAACATTGGATCTGGAAGAGATCCTGCAATTTCTCATTTAAATGAGAGGCTTCCAGAAATGGCAGCACTGGATTCCACAGCAACTACTCCTGTTGATTCTTCAACTGCTGTTTCGACTAAGCCATCAAGTGATAGTCAGGGCACAG AACCTGATTCTTCTTCCCGTGTTCCATCTGTAGCTCCTAAATCAAAGATGAATCAGGCTGGATCTCCAGTTGTCTTAAGTAGAGACCCTTCAGGAAGTGATCGTGATGTGGACCAGTCCTCTTTTGGTAGGAAGGATAGCATCGGAAAGGAAGAGCCAAGAGGCGGCCATAGTGATG GTGGGCTCACTTCTGCTGAAACAGTTGCAAGTGGCAGCTCACAGAATGTAGAAGCAGAAGCAAAACATGTAGATGAGAGAAAATCAAATCAAACTGTTGGATTCGAGGCTGGTAAGGAAAACCAAATTCTTCCTGAGAAGAAAGGGAGACCTATCAAGCCTTCAGAACAAACTGTAGACACCCTCAGTGAACGCACAATAGTAACTGCCAAGTACAGTGTAGAAGATTCACAGCCTATGGCTGATAGATCAGTACCCACGCTTTTGAAGCAATCTTCTGGTGCTGAAGATGAAGATGCTGTGAAGAGAGCAACTGGAGCTTCTGATGGAACTGGAACTGATGGCCCCTGTACTTCAAGGGATTTGCCTTTAACCTCAGCTGCCAAAGAGGGGAAAGTCATGCATCCTCAACCTCAAGTGGCTGGGCAACTGTCTCCTTCTGCAACCACTTTCAACTCTACTGATTCCTCGCATGAACCTCGAAGCAATGAGAACCCTCCTATTGATTCCTCCCTGCAAGCTGCAGCTATTCAAGGAACACTGCAACAG CTTATAGCCACATATGGCAACCTGCAAAAGCAATTGAGCTCAATTGTGTCTGCTCCAATTGCAAAGGAAGGCAAAAGAATTGAGGCATCACTAAGTCGAAACATGGAAAAGTCCATCAAGGCTAACATTGATGCCATGTGGGCCCGTTTCCAGGAGGAAAATGTAAGGCATGAAAAATATGAAAGAGAGCGAATGCAGCAGATGGCTACTTTAATTGCAACTTCTGTAAACAAGGATATTCCTGTTATGCTGGAGAAGTCATTAAAGAAAGAAATATCTTCGCTGGGACCTGCTGTTGCTCGGACAACAGCACCTATCATTGAGAAGTCATTATCTTCTGCTGTATCTGATTCACTTCAGGTT AAAGTGCTGGGTGATAAGGTTGCTAATCAGCTAGATAAGTCTATATCCACAAAACTTGAAGCTAGCGTCGCTAGGCAGATCCAAACACAGTTTCAGACATCCACCAAGCAGATACTTCAG GATGCGTTCCGCTCTAGCTTTGAAACATCAGTTATTCCAGCGTTTGAACAATCCTGTAAGACAATATTTGAGCAAGTAGATGGTTCATTCCAGAAGGGCATGTCTGAGCACGGTGCTGCTATCCAGCAGCAGGTTCTGACGGCACATACTCCATTAGCACAAACTTTGAAG GAAGCAATCACTTCAGCCTCGTCAATGAACCAGGGTCTTAATTCAGAGTTACTTGATGGCCAGCGCAAGCTTTTGTCACTTTTTGCATCAGGGAGCCCAACATCTCAGAAAACAGGTGCTTTGCAGCCCAGTAATGGGCCAGTGGCCAATCTCCCTGAG GTAGATGCTCCATTGGACCCTATGAAAGAACTAGGCCGACTGATTGCTGAGCGGAAAATTGATGAGGCATTTACAATGGCTCTTCAAAGAAGCGATGTCTCCATAGTTTCTTGGTTGTGTTCTCAG
- the LOC117852087 gene encoding enhancer of mRNA-decapping protein 4 isoform X2, giving the protein MASPSGNPNPTPSAPFELSKLFRPPPNPNHPTTAPSPTGVFPGAPGPAAGPPLTGPYSYPPATPPFHRGPYLQYPNDPHGFHHPAAAAFANANPTANPIPNPGPGPNPGARLMQLLGNTTPTHLESAASMPPSSEFSTAPAVALPASSSAPPARMLSSKMPRGRLLGPGDRAVHDVDSRLPGEAEPPQLEVTPITKYTSDPGLVLGRQIAVNRTYIVYGLKLGNIRVLNINTALRSLLRGHTQVTDMAFFAEDVHRLASASVDGRVYVWKIDEGPDEENKSQITGKIEIAIQIVGDAETYHPRICWHSHKQEILYVAIGNCILRIDTTKVGRGRDFHTEEPLRCPLDKLIDGVNIVGKHGGDITDLSISQWMTTRLASASKDGTVKVWDDRRVAPLSVLKPHDGQAVYSVSFLTAPERPNHINLVTAGPLNREVKIWASTNEDGWLSPSDPETWKCTQTLELVSSLENRSEEAFFNQVAVLPQASLILLANAKKNAIYAVHLEYGQDPASTRLDYIADFTVAMPILSLTGTHENQPDGEQVVQVYCVQTMAIQQYGLELSLCLPPPADNIGSGRDPAISHLNERLPEMAALDSTATTPVDSSTAVSTKPSSDSQGTEPDSSSRVPSVAPKSKMNQAGSPVVLSRDPSGSDRDVDQSSFGRKDSIGKEEPRGGHSDGMVISDPRPVLQVGGHATHLITPSEIISGGLTSAETVASGSSQNVEAEAKHVDERKSNQTVGFEAGKENQILPEKKGRPIKPSEQTVDTLSERTIVTAKYSVEDSQPMADRSVPTLLKQSSGAEDEDAVKRATGASDGTGTDGPCTSRDLPLTSAAKEGKVMHPQPQVAGQLSPSATTFNSTDSSHEPRSNENPPIDSSLQAAAIQGTLQQLIATYGNLQKQLSSIVSAPIAKEGKRIEASLSRNMEKSIKANIDAMWARFQEENVRHEKYERERMQQMATLIATSVNKDIPVMLEKSLKKEISSLGPAVARTTAPIIEKSLSSAVSDSLQVKVLGDKVANQLDKSISTKLEASVARQIQTQFQTSTKQILQDAFRSSFETSVIPAFEQSCKTIFEQVDGSFQKGMSEHGAAIQQQVLTAHTPLAQTLKEAITSASSMNQGLNSELLDGQRKLLSLFASGSPTSQKTGALQPSNGPVANLPEVDAPLDPMKELGRLIAERKIDEAFTMALQRSDVSIVSWLCSQVDLQALCGAVPIPLNQGVLLALFQQLACDIANDTSRKLQWMTNVAVAIQPTDPIIAMHVRPIFDQVYGVLAHQRSLPTTNASDATNIRLIMHVITSVLMSHK; this is encoded by the exons ATGGCATCACCGTCGGGGAACCCTAACCCCACCCCGAGTGCCCCCTTCGAGCTCAGCAAGCTCTTCCGGCCGCCGCCAAACCCTAACCACCCCACCACCGCCCCGAGCCCCACCGGCGTATTCCCGGGCGCGCCTGGCCCCGCTGCCGGGCCACCGCTCACAGGGCCCTACtcctacccgccggccaccCCGCCCTTCCACCGTGGCCCCTATCTCCAATATCCAAACGACCCCCATGGCTTCCAccaccccgccgcggccgccttcgCCAACGCTAACCCCACCGCAAACCCTATCCCGAACCCCGGCCCGGGCCCTAACCCGGGGGCGCGGCTGATGCAGCTGCTCGGCAACACCACGCCCACCCACCTCGAGTCGGCGGCGTCCATGCCACCCTCGTCGGAGTTCTCGACGGCCCCCGCGGTGGCGCTtccggcgtcgtcgtccgcgccgccggcgaggatgcTCAGCAGTAAGATGCCGCGCGGGAGGCTGCTGGGACCTGGTGACCGGGCAGTGCACGACGTGGACTCGCGGCTACCAGGGGAAGCAGAACCGCCGCAGCTGGAGGTGACACCCATAACCAAGTACACCTCGGATCCTGGGCTGGTGCTCGGTAGGCAGATCGCGGTGAACAGGACGTACATCGTGTACGGACTTAAGCTAGGCAACATCCGCGTGCTCAACATCAATACAGCGCTCCGCTCTCTGCTTCGTGGGCACACACAG GTGACGGACATGGCCTTTTTTGCAGAAGATGTCCATCGTTTAGCAAG TGCAAGTGTAGATGGGCGGGTATACGTATGGAAGATTGATGAGGGACCTGACGAAGAAAATAAATCCCAAATCACAGGAAAGATTGAAATTGCCATCCAGATTGTAGGAGATGCTGAAACCTATCATCCGAGAATATGTTGGCACTCTCATAAGCAA GAGATTCTGTATGTTGCAATTGGGAATTGCATCTTAAGGATAGACACAACAAAAGTGGGAAGAGGAAGAGACTTCCATACGGAAGAGCCTCTAAGATGCCCACTTGACAAGCTGATTGATGGTGTGAACATAGTTGGTAAACATGGTGGAGACATTACTGATCTCTCCATATCTCAATGGATGACTACGCGTCTGGCTTCAGCATCAAAAGATGGCACG GTAAAGGTCTGGGATGATCGCAGGGTAGCCCCTCTGTCTGTACTGAAACCACATGATGGTCAAGCAGTTTACTCTGTTTCTTTCCTTACAGCACCTGAAAGACCAAACCATATAAATCTTGTTACAGCA GGCCCGCTCAACCGAGAAGTAAAAATTTGGGCCTCCACTAATGAAGATGGCTGGTTGTCACCGAGTGACCCGGAGACATGGAAATGCACTCAAACATTGGAACTTGTAAGTTCTCTGGAAAATAGGTCTGAGGAGGCATTTTTCAACCAAGTTGCGGTGTTGCCGCAGGCTAGCCTTATATTGCTTGCAAATGCCAAAAAGAACGCTATTTATGCTGTGCATCTTGAATATGGTCAAGATCCCGCCTCAACTCGGTTGGACTATATAGCAGATTTTACTGTTGCAATGCCCATTTTGAGTCTCACGGGAACACATGAAAACCAACCTGATGGTGAACAAGTCGTTCAAGTTTACTGTGTCCAGACAATGGCTATCCAGCAGTATGGGTTGGAGTTATCACTctgtcttcctcctccagctgaTAACATTGGATCTGGAAGAGATCCTGCAATTTCTCATTTAAATGAGAGGCTTCCAGAAATGGCAGCACTGGATTCCACAGCAACTACTCCTGTTGATTCTTCAACTGCTGTTTCGACTAAGCCATCAAGTGATAGTCAGGGCACAG AACCTGATTCTTCTTCCCGTGTTCCATCTGTAGCTCCTAAATCAAAGATGAATCAGGCTGGATCTCCAGTTGTCTTAAGTAGAGACCCTTCAGGAAGTGATCGTGATGTGGACCAGTCCTCTTTTGGTAGGAAGGATAGCATCGGAAAGGAAGAGCCAAGAGGCGGCCATAGTGATGGTATGGTAATATCAGATCCTCGCCCTGTGCTTCAGGTGGGAGGCCATGCTACTCACCTGATAACTCCATCTGAAATTATTTCAGGTGGGCTCACTTCTGCTGAAACAGTTGCAAGTGGCAGCTCACAGAATGTAGAAGCAGAAGCAAAACATGTAGATGAGAGAAAATCAAATCAAACTGTTGGATTCGAGGCTGGTAAGGAAAACCAAATTCTTCCTGAGAAGAAAGGGAGACCTATCAAGCCTTCAGAACAAACTGTAGACACCCTCAGTGAACGCACAATAGTAACTGCCAAGTACAGTGTAGAAGATTCACAGCCTATGGCTGATAGATCAGTACCCACGCTTTTGAAGCAATCTTCTGGTGCTGAAGATGAAGATGCTGTGAAGAGAGCAACTGGAGCTTCTGATGGAACTGGAACTGATGGCCCCTGTACTTCAAGGGATTTGCCTTTAACCTCAGCTGCCAAAGAGGGGAAAGTCATGCATCCTCAACCTCAAGTGGCTGGGCAACTGTCTCCTTCTGCAACCACTTTCAACTCTACTGATTCCTCGCATGAACCTCGAAGCAATGAGAACCCTCCTATTGATTCCTCCCTGCAAGCTGCAGCTATTCAAGGAACACTGCAACAG CTTATAGCCACATATGGCAACCTGCAAAAGCAATTGAGCTCAATTGTGTCTGCTCCAATTGCAAAGGAAGGCAAAAGAATTGAGGCATCACTAAGTCGAAACATGGAAAAGTCCATCAAGGCTAACATTGATGCCATGTGGGCCCGTTTCCAGGAGGAAAATGTAAGGCATGAAAAATATGAAAGAGAGCGAATGCAGCAGATGGCTACTTTAATTGCAACTTCTGTAAACAAGGATATTCCTGTTATGCTGGAGAAGTCATTAAAGAAAGAAATATCTTCGCTGGGACCTGCTGTTGCTCGGACAACAGCACCTATCATTGAGAAGTCATTATCTTCTGCTGTATCTGATTCACTTCAGGTT AAAGTGCTGGGTGATAAGGTTGCTAATCAGCTAGATAAGTCTATATCCACAAAACTTGAAGCTAGCGTCGCTAGGCAGATCCAAACACAGTTTCAGACATCCACCAAGCAGATACTTCAG GATGCGTTCCGCTCTAGCTTTGAAACATCAGTTATTCCAGCGTTTGAACAATCCTGTAAGACAATATTTGAGCAAGTAGATGGTTCATTCCAGAAGGGCATGTCTGAGCACGGTGCTGCTATCCAGCAGCAGGTTCTGACGGCACATACTCCATTAGCACAAACTTTGAAG GAAGCAATCACTTCAGCCTCGTCAATGAACCAGGGTCTTAATTCAGAGTTACTTGATGGCCAGCGCAAGCTTTTGTCACTTTTTGCATCAGGGAGCCCAACATCTCAGAAAACAGGTGCTTTGCAGCCCAGTAATGGGCCAGTGGCCAATCTCCCTGAG GTAGATGCTCCATTGGACCCTATGAAAGAACTAGGCCGACTGATTGCTGAGCGGAAAATTGATGAGGCATTTACAATGGCTCTTCAAAGAAGCGATGTCTCCATAGTTTCTTGGTTGTGTTCTCAG
- the LOC117852087 gene encoding enhancer of mRNA-decapping protein 4 isoform X3, producing MASPSGNPNPTPSAPFELSKLFRPPPNPNHPTTAPSPTGVFPGAPGPAAGPPLTGPYSYPPATPPFHRGPYLQYPNDPHGFHHPAAAAFANANPTANPIPNPGPGPNPGARLMQLLGNTTPTHLESAASMPPSSEFSTAPAVALPASSSAPPARMLSSKMPRGRLLGPGDRAVHDVDSRLPGEAEPPQLEVTPITKYTSDPGLVLGRQIAVNRTYIVYGLKLGNIRVLNINTALRSLLRGHTQKVTDMAFFAEDVHRLASASVDGRVYVWKIDEGPDEENKSQITGKIEIAIQIVGDAETYHPRICWHSHKQEILYVAIGNCILRIDTTKVGRGRDFHTEEPLRCPLDKLIDGVNIVGKHGGDITDLSISQWMTTRLASASKDGTVKVWDDRRVAPLSVLKPHDGQAVYSVSFLTAPERPNHINLVTAGPLNREVKIWASTNEDGWLSPSDPETWKCTQTLELVSSLENRSEEAFFNQVAVLPQASLILLANAKKNAIYAVHLEYGQDPASTRLDYIADFTVAMPILSLTGTHENQPDGEQVVQVYCVQTMAIQQYGLELSLCLPPPADNIGSGRDPAISHLNERLPEMAALDSTATTPVDSSTAVSTKPSSDSQGTAPKSKMNQAGSPVVLSRDPSGSDRDVDQSSFGRKDSIGKEEPRGGHSDGMVISDPRPVLQVGGHATHLITPSEIISGGLTSAETVASGSSQNVEAEAKHVDERKSNQTVGFEAGKENQILPEKKGRPIKPSEQTVDTLSERTIVTAKYSVEDSQPMADRSVPTLLKQSSGAEDEDAVKRATGASDGTGTDGPCTSRDLPLTSAAKEGKVMHPQPQVAGQLSPSATTFNSTDSSHEPRSNENPPIDSSLQAAAIQGTLQQLIATYGNLQKQLSSIVSAPIAKEGKRIEASLSRNMEKSIKANIDAMWARFQEENVRHEKYERERMQQMATLIATSVNKDIPVMLEKSLKKEISSLGPAVARTTAPIIEKSLSSAVSDSLQVKVLGDKVANQLDKSISTKLEASVARQIQTQFQTSTKQILQDAFRSSFETSVIPAFEQSCKTIFEQVDGSFQKGMSEHGAAIQQQVLTAHTPLAQTLKEAITSASSMNQGLNSELLDGQRKLLSLFASGSPTSQKTGALQPSNGPVANLPEVDAPLDPMKELGRLIAERKIDEAFTMALQRSDVSIVSWLCSQVDLQALCGAVPIPLNQGVLLALFQQLACDIANDTSRKLQWMTNVAVAIQPTDPIIAMHVRPIFDQVYGVLAHQRSLPTTNASDATNIRLIMHVITSVLMSHK from the exons ATGGCATCACCGTCGGGGAACCCTAACCCCACCCCGAGTGCCCCCTTCGAGCTCAGCAAGCTCTTCCGGCCGCCGCCAAACCCTAACCACCCCACCACCGCCCCGAGCCCCACCGGCGTATTCCCGGGCGCGCCTGGCCCCGCTGCCGGGCCACCGCTCACAGGGCCCTACtcctacccgccggccaccCCGCCCTTCCACCGTGGCCCCTATCTCCAATATCCAAACGACCCCCATGGCTTCCAccaccccgccgcggccgccttcgCCAACGCTAACCCCACCGCAAACCCTATCCCGAACCCCGGCCCGGGCCCTAACCCGGGGGCGCGGCTGATGCAGCTGCTCGGCAACACCACGCCCACCCACCTCGAGTCGGCGGCGTCCATGCCACCCTCGTCGGAGTTCTCGACGGCCCCCGCGGTGGCGCTtccggcgtcgtcgtccgcgccgccggcgaggatgcTCAGCAGTAAGATGCCGCGCGGGAGGCTGCTGGGACCTGGTGACCGGGCAGTGCACGACGTGGACTCGCGGCTACCAGGGGAAGCAGAACCGCCGCAGCTGGAGGTGACACCCATAACCAAGTACACCTCGGATCCTGGGCTGGTGCTCGGTAGGCAGATCGCGGTGAACAGGACGTACATCGTGTACGGACTTAAGCTAGGCAACATCCGCGTGCTCAACATCAATACAGCGCTCCGCTCTCTGCTTCGTGGGCACACACAG AAGGTGACGGACATGGCCTTTTTTGCAGAAGATGTCCATCGTTTAGCAAG TGCAAGTGTAGATGGGCGGGTATACGTATGGAAGATTGATGAGGGACCTGACGAAGAAAATAAATCCCAAATCACAGGAAAGATTGAAATTGCCATCCAGATTGTAGGAGATGCTGAAACCTATCATCCGAGAATATGTTGGCACTCTCATAAGCAA GAGATTCTGTATGTTGCAATTGGGAATTGCATCTTAAGGATAGACACAACAAAAGTGGGAAGAGGAAGAGACTTCCATACGGAAGAGCCTCTAAGATGCCCACTTGACAAGCTGATTGATGGTGTGAACATAGTTGGTAAACATGGTGGAGACATTACTGATCTCTCCATATCTCAATGGATGACTACGCGTCTGGCTTCAGCATCAAAAGATGGCACG GTAAAGGTCTGGGATGATCGCAGGGTAGCCCCTCTGTCTGTACTGAAACCACATGATGGTCAAGCAGTTTACTCTGTTTCTTTCCTTACAGCACCTGAAAGACCAAACCATATAAATCTTGTTACAGCA GGCCCGCTCAACCGAGAAGTAAAAATTTGGGCCTCCACTAATGAAGATGGCTGGTTGTCACCGAGTGACCCGGAGACATGGAAATGCACTCAAACATTGGAACTTGTAAGTTCTCTGGAAAATAGGTCTGAGGAGGCATTTTTCAACCAAGTTGCGGTGTTGCCGCAGGCTAGCCTTATATTGCTTGCAAATGCCAAAAAGAACGCTATTTATGCTGTGCATCTTGAATATGGTCAAGATCCCGCCTCAACTCGGTTGGACTATATAGCAGATTTTACTGTTGCAATGCCCATTTTGAGTCTCACGGGAACACATGAAAACCAACCTGATGGTGAACAAGTCGTTCAAGTTTACTGTGTCCAGACAATGGCTATCCAGCAGTATGGGTTGGAGTTATCACTctgtcttcctcctccagctgaTAACATTGGATCTGGAAGAGATCCTGCAATTTCTCATTTAAATGAGAGGCTTCCAGAAATGGCAGCACTGGATTCCACAGCAACTACTCCTGTTGATTCTTCAACTGCTGTTTCGACTAAGCCATCAAGTGATAGTCAGGGCACAG CTCCTAAATCAAAGATGAATCAGGCTGGATCTCCAGTTGTCTTAAGTAGAGACCCTTCAGGAAGTGATCGTGATGTGGACCAGTCCTCTTTTGGTAGGAAGGATAGCATCGGAAAGGAAGAGCCAAGAGGCGGCCATAGTGATGGTATGGTAATATCAGATCCTCGCCCTGTGCTTCAGGTGGGAGGCCATGCTACTCACCTGATAACTCCATCTGAAATTATTTCAGGTGGGCTCACTTCTGCTGAAACAGTTGCAAGTGGCAGCTCACAGAATGTAGAAGCAGAAGCAAAACATGTAGATGAGAGAAAATCAAATCAAACTGTTGGATTCGAGGCTGGTAAGGAAAACCAAATTCTTCCTGAGAAGAAAGGGAGACCTATCAAGCCTTCAGAACAAACTGTAGACACCCTCAGTGAACGCACAATAGTAACTGCCAAGTACAGTGTAGAAGATTCACAGCCTATGGCTGATAGATCAGTACCCACGCTTTTGAAGCAATCTTCTGGTGCTGAAGATGAAGATGCTGTGAAGAGAGCAACTGGAGCTTCTGATGGAACTGGAACTGATGGCCCCTGTACTTCAAGGGATTTGCCTTTAACCTCAGCTGCCAAAGAGGGGAAAGTCATGCATCCTCAACCTCAAGTGGCTGGGCAACTGTCTCCTTCTGCAACCACTTTCAACTCTACTGATTCCTCGCATGAACCTCGAAGCAATGAGAACCCTCCTATTGATTCCTCCCTGCAAGCTGCAGCTATTCAAGGAACACTGCAACAG CTTATAGCCACATATGGCAACCTGCAAAAGCAATTGAGCTCAATTGTGTCTGCTCCAATTGCAAAGGAAGGCAAAAGAATTGAGGCATCACTAAGTCGAAACATGGAAAAGTCCATCAAGGCTAACATTGATGCCATGTGGGCCCGTTTCCAGGAGGAAAATGTAAGGCATGAAAAATATGAAAGAGAGCGAATGCAGCAGATGGCTACTTTAATTGCAACTTCTGTAAACAAGGATATTCCTGTTATGCTGGAGAAGTCATTAAAGAAAGAAATATCTTCGCTGGGACCTGCTGTTGCTCGGACAACAGCACCTATCATTGAGAAGTCATTATCTTCTGCTGTATCTGATTCACTTCAGGTT AAAGTGCTGGGTGATAAGGTTGCTAATCAGCTAGATAAGTCTATATCCACAAAACTTGAAGCTAGCGTCGCTAGGCAGATCCAAACACAGTTTCAGACATCCACCAAGCAGATACTTCAG GATGCGTTCCGCTCTAGCTTTGAAACATCAGTTATTCCAGCGTTTGAACAATCCTGTAAGACAATATTTGAGCAAGTAGATGGTTCATTCCAGAAGGGCATGTCTGAGCACGGTGCTGCTATCCAGCAGCAGGTTCTGACGGCACATACTCCATTAGCACAAACTTTGAAG GAAGCAATCACTTCAGCCTCGTCAATGAACCAGGGTCTTAATTCAGAGTTACTTGATGGCCAGCGCAAGCTTTTGTCACTTTTTGCATCAGGGAGCCCAACATCTCAGAAAACAGGTGCTTTGCAGCCCAGTAATGGGCCAGTGGCCAATCTCCCTGAG GTAGATGCTCCATTGGACCCTATGAAAGAACTAGGCCGACTGATTGCTGAGCGGAAAATTGATGAGGCATTTACAATGGCTCTTCAAAGAAGCGATGTCTCCATAGTTTCTTGGTTGTGTTCTCAG